The Osmerus eperlanus chromosome 7, fOsmEpe2.1, whole genome shotgun sequence genome includes a region encoding these proteins:
- the tfpt gene encoding TCF3 fusion partner isoform X2 — MMEDFSGLALPPLFGGHILEAELEPGGVELGPGEVELGPGGNELLEGGASRPGQEEEEERKELNKRKCLALSRWCKEVEQVNEKLLGRLHQVQALTRRMKKERRFLMKTLDAHGDDYRHSHLTIVLEDESSSHLDSLATAEDERLNGIPGSSPPLVALQQTGPKKKRHRVPKLERERDPQTEADMSQLAEAQFGEFPSPTSLSH; from the exons ATGATGGAGGATTTTTCTGGACTGGCTTTGCCCCCTCTTTTTGGGGGCCACATTCTTGAAGCAGAGTTGGAACCCGGTGGCGTTGAGTTAGGTCCTGGGGAG GTAGAGCTGGGCCCAGGAGGCAATGAACTGCTTGAAGGTGGGGCGTCGAGAcctgggcaggaggaggaggaagagaggaaagaactCAATAAAAGAAAATGTCTGGCGCTGAGCAGGTGGTGTAAAGAAGTCGAACAG GTGAATGAGAAACTGCTGGGTCGGCTTCACCAGGTTCAAGCTCTAACGCGCCgcatgaagaaagagagaag GTTTCTAATGAAGACACTGGATGCCCATGGCGATGACTACAGACATTCTCATCTCACGATAGTGCTTGAG GATGAGTCTAGTTCCCATTTAGACTCTTTGGCTACAGCCGAAGATGAGAGGTTGAATGGCATTCCTGGCTCTTCGCCGCCCCTTGTGGCTCTCCAACAAACAGGACCCAAAAAGAAAAGGCATCGAGTCCCAAAactggagagggaaagagacccACAG ACTGAAGCAGATATGTCCCAGTTGGCCGAGGCACAGTTTGGTGAATTTCCCAGCCCAACTTCTCTGTCTCACTGA
- the tfpt gene encoding TCF3 fusion partner isoform X1, whose translation MDGMMEDFSGLALPPLFGGHILEAELEPGGVELGPGEVELGPGGNELLEGGASRPGQEEEEERKELNKRKCLALSRWCKEVEQVNEKLLGRLHQVQALTRRMKKERRFLMKTLDAHGDDYRHSHLTIVLEDESSSHLDSLATAEDERLNGIPGSSPPLVALQQTGPKKKRHRVPKLERERDPQTEADMSQLAEAQFGEFPSPTSLSH comes from the exons ATGGATGGG ATGATGGAGGATTTTTCTGGACTGGCTTTGCCCCCTCTTTTTGGGGGCCACATTCTTGAAGCAGAGTTGGAACCCGGTGGCGTTGAGTTAGGTCCTGGGGAG GTAGAGCTGGGCCCAGGAGGCAATGAACTGCTTGAAGGTGGGGCGTCGAGAcctgggcaggaggaggaggaagagaggaaagaactCAATAAAAGAAAATGTCTGGCGCTGAGCAGGTGGTGTAAAGAAGTCGAACAG GTGAATGAGAAACTGCTGGGTCGGCTTCACCAGGTTCAAGCTCTAACGCGCCgcatgaagaaagagagaag GTTTCTAATGAAGACACTGGATGCCCATGGCGATGACTACAGACATTCTCATCTCACGATAGTGCTTGAG GATGAGTCTAGTTCCCATTTAGACTCTTTGGCTACAGCCGAAGATGAGAGGTTGAATGGCATTCCTGGCTCTTCGCCGCCCCTTGTGGCTCTCCAACAAACAGGACCCAAAAAGAAAAGGCATCGAGTCCCAAAactggagagggaaagagacccACAG ACTGAAGCAGATATGTCCCAGTTGGCCGAGGCACAGTTTGGTGAATTTCCCAGCCCAACTTCTCTGTCTCACTGA
- the tfpt gene encoding TCF3 fusion partner isoform X3 — protein sequence MDGMMEDFSGLALPPLFGGHILEAELEPGGVELGPGEVELGPGGNELLEGGASRPGQEEEEERKELNKRKCLALSRWCKEVEQVNEKLLGRLHQVQALTRRMKKERRFLMKTLDAHGDDYRHSHLTIVLEDESSSHLDSLATAEDERLNGIPGSSPPLVALQQTGPKKKRHRVPKLERERDPQVD from the exons ATGGATGGG ATGATGGAGGATTTTTCTGGACTGGCTTTGCCCCCTCTTTTTGGGGGCCACATTCTTGAAGCAGAGTTGGAACCCGGTGGCGTTGAGTTAGGTCCTGGGGAG GTAGAGCTGGGCCCAGGAGGCAATGAACTGCTTGAAGGTGGGGCGTCGAGAcctgggcaggaggaggaggaagagaggaaagaactCAATAAAAGAAAATGTCTGGCGCTGAGCAGGTGGTGTAAAGAAGTCGAACAG GTGAATGAGAAACTGCTGGGTCGGCTTCACCAGGTTCAAGCTCTAACGCGCCgcatgaagaaagagagaag GTTTCTAATGAAGACACTGGATGCCCATGGCGATGACTACAGACATTCTCATCTCACGATAGTGCTTGAG GATGAGTCTAGTTCCCATTTAGACTCTTTGGCTACAGCCGAAGATGAGAGGTTGAATGGCATTCCTGGCTCTTCGCCGCCCCTTGTGGCTCTCCAACAAACAGGACCCAAAAAGAAAAGGCATCGAGTCCCAAAactggagagggaaagagacccACAGGTAG ACTGA